One stretch of Glycine soja cultivar W05 chromosome 7, ASM419377v2, whole genome shotgun sequence DNA includes these proteins:
- the LOC114420403 gene encoding general transcription factor 3C polypeptide 3-like, which produces MTPLKYSGSKNKLDPKLTRMLGDATLHYACGRYDQAKAVLHEVIRLAPKLHESYRILGLVYTSLQDYERAMAFYLIAAHLNPKDYAVRNSLVTELRIFFKCREQGYVDQAGYCLMKAIKADPKDVTFRGHLARLFAELGHYQRAALKAAAKFYKKCGQVEYSVRILEDYMKSQPDGANASVVDLLGTILMETKAHDRALQHIEQAQAVNARKELPLNLKIKAGICHAHLGNMEMAQVLFNDLKPEKASKHVDLVTEAADSLVGLEHYNPALNYYLMLEGNIEKENVRIFYV; this is translated from the exons ATGACACCTTTGAAATATTCTGGATCAAAGAATAAACTTGACCCTAAGTTAACACGGATGCTGGGTGATGCCACGCTTCACTATGCATGTGGCCGTTATGACCAG GCTAAAGCTGTGTTGCATGAAGTTATTAGGCTGGCACCAAAATTGCATGAGTCGTATCGCATCCTTGGACTTGTCTATACTTCACTCCAGGATTATGAAAGAGCTATGGCTTTTTACTTGATCGCTGCTCATTTGAATCCAAAAGATTA TGCTGTAAGAAATAGTTTAGTTACCGAGTTGAGAATCTTTTTCAAATGCAGAGAACAAGGTTATGTTGATCAAGCCGGTTATTGTCTTATGAAAGCAATAAAAGCAGATCCCAAAGATGTTACTTTTAGAGGTCATCTTGCAAGGCTTTTTGCTGAACTTGGACATTATCAAAGAGCTGCACTGAAAGCAGCAGCTAAA TTCTACAAAAAATGTGGTCAAGTTGAATACTCTGTTCGTATTCTTGAAGACTATATGAAGAGTCAACCTGATGGAGCAAATGCAAGTGTAGTTGATCTGCTGGGTACCATATTGATGGAAACTAAGGCACATGATAGAGCTCTGCAGCATATTGAGCAGGCTCAAGCAGTAAATGCGAGGAAAGAATTGcctttgaatttgaaaattaaggCCGGAATTTGCCATGCTCATCTTGGAAACATGGAGATGGCTCAG GTTCTCTTTAATGATTTGAAACCAGAGAAAGCAAGCAAGCATGTTGACTTGGTTACTGAGGCTGCAGACTCATTAGTGGGTCTTGAACATTATAATCCTgcattgaattattatttgatgttGGAAGGaaatattgaaaaagaaaatgtacG GATTTTCTATGTCTGA